The DNA window CTTTTCAAATTGAAACAAAACACTCCAACTATCATCTTACCATGCTTTTCAAATTAATTTGAATCATTTGAGAATACCAAATAAGATGTACCAAGACCCCTTGAATCTTGCTTCAAGCCATAGAATCAAGCCTTGGTCAAAAACTCAACCTCAAGTTAACTGTgaccaaaaccctaatcttgagCAACACTTTGAATGATGCTTGTAATCAACCTTGATGACTAATTATTTTGAGCCAATGATTAATAAAACTCTAATCCACTTGAGATGCATATTGAATGAGAAGAATGGCTTAAGATGAACCAAAACCCTAGCTAAAAACATGCTCAGTTAAATCAGTAATAAAagtctaaacacttgatactctTGATCTTTGAAGTATCTTGATGAAGATAACTTGATGAATTTTGATGACCTTTGCCAAGAAAGATGCTCATGATGTTAATGATGTTGAAACCTTAGCTCACAACTCAAGAGTGATGAACGAACTAGTTGAATCAACTTGAGATCAGTAGAAACTTCAATCCATAGAGGAAACCCTAACGCCAAGAGTCTTTTGATCTCATGCCTTAAGAGCTCAAATGAATGAATGATTTATAATGCAGATGCAAATGATGGAATATATGGGATCTTTGGGGGAAAAATTAGGGTATAACAACCTTAACATATTATAAATTCAGCGAATACACAATTCATCAACTAGTATAAATAGAGGAGTTAGAAGACGATCTAATCGCCTTTAGTTATTGAATTctattataaatattttcttgttttatttgcAAAACAAAGCTATCTTGAGAAACCCCATTGTTATTTACTTAAATAGCATTATTGTTACCTAGTGAAAATTCACAACCCATATGGTGACAAATTTAATTTATCACTTCAACGAGACTAGTACACTTGCTAGAATTGCCATCGCTGATCAGGGTAACACATAAATATATGACAATGAAATCTAACCCTACCAAGCTTTCTCATCGGTCAAAACTTCAATCTTATTTACCGCTATTTCATTATTAAGTTCTTACCACTAGCAACATTTACAACCCTTTCTTAAAGTCATAAGAACTATCAACCTACTTTTGAAATCCCATCAGCTCCTGTCGAGACGATAATCTAAATATTTACTTATCTTTTATTGATCCTATACATGAACAAGTATTTGTTACACTCTTTATATTATATCTCATACTTCTAGAAAAACTCTAAAATATCAACAAATCATCAAAGTTACTATTACTATTTTGGTTATCATTTTTATATGCGACATTTCACTAACTTCATAGCCAATTTATATCACAAAATCGAAACGAAATTATTTAGTAAAGACTTGCCTCCTCATTAAGGTGTTTTTCATCAAGATCAGATCTAATATCAACATTCAAATTTTGACTCAACAACTCTAATATTATAACAATTCATGACTGCCTTCAGTTTTTCGAACCCTTATACAAATTAGTTATGAGTTTAACTTTCGTTAAAACAAACATAAACTATTTAGTTATAGTTTAATAGTAACAAATTGCTTATGAAACTCTAATTAGCTAGGTTTTAACCATGATAACTTTTAGATCATGTGCTCTAACGATTCACCTTGTACACCTTTAAAGAGATAAAACTTGTTACTATTTTAGTTACTATATTTAAACATTCACTCACATTGCAACCTATCTATACTTTtagatttatatttttttgtgttaTAATCGGGTGATATTCTTTATGCGCAAATCAAAGACTTCTCGAGACAAAGAGCATAATAAATTATAAAGTtcttcaaatttaaaaatatttaacacaATTACATTGTAAAAGTTGAATTCGAACAAAAGACCTCTGATTTATCATTTACATTCCTTGCCATTTGTCATTAATTTATATCCCGAAACCAAAACGACATCGTTTAATTTGCGTGTCATTGCGTGTCGTAACTATTACGCGATCAAACCCGAGATCCGAGTTCATATCCGCCCgaacaaatataataaaataacaaataaaaaataattttttctagAATAAATAGACCTATACCGAAATCTCAATCTCattattcttctttctttctcttgttcttcttcttcaactcgcGACAGAGCCAACAATCTCTCTCTGTGCGCAACAATGCCAGCCCAGAAGCATGCCTTACCCGAGTCAATGGACGAAGAAGAAACTTCACAGCATCTTCACTATTCTCGCCATGTCAAGCATCAACCGAACAACCGCGACCCAAACTTCATCGACCAACAGCATCAACTCgaacaagaagaagatgaagaagacgatGATGATCAGCAAGAGCAGGacgaggaggaggaggagcaaggtgaagaagatgaagatgaagaagaggctgaggaagatgatgaagatgaagacgaAGATGAAGGGCAGCACCATGAAGACGATAAGGAGAAATCACAGGGTAAATTTTCAgcttatttttgaagatttttttcgTTTGGATTATGGTTTTTCTTTGACCCAATTGGTTTTTGTTAACTGGGTTGAAGTTTGTTTTGGTTTTGCGTTTGTTTGTGTTCTGAAGTTTTCATCTTTTTTATGTTGTCAGATTCCGACGAAGCCCCATCTTCTGACTCTGAAGAAAAGCCTCCGTactttctctttctctcactcTTTCATATGCATTGCTTCTTAGCTTCTGCTTCGTACTTTGTTTTACTAGATTCATGTTTTTGTTCATGTGGGTGTTTGTTTATTCTGAGGTTGATGTTGGGTGTGAATTATGCTAATTATGTGTTTGCATCGTTGAATTGATGATATATGACAATGTCATTTGAGTTGTGATGCTTGTATTTTCTGAATCTCGTGTTATTTGATTCGTCATTGTTGTTTGCATGTTTTGATTATAATTGTTCTTGACTTGGTCTGTTACTTTTCATAGCTTTGGATTAAGCATCGATCAACATCTACGATTTCATTGATCGAGAAATGGATGAATTCTTTGCTTAGAGTGTGTCATGCTACGGTAGCAACTGTTGAACTTTACTAATCTTGGAACTTAGGTTAAGTAGAGTTCAAGTTGTATGTATCAGAATGTTTTGTTGTGTTGATTTGTATGGAAAAAGGTTAAAACCAGTTTTTGCTGAAGGATTATCCTATTCCATTTGGCATGGTCGCATTGTTCAAGTTTTGAATATCATATCATGTTTTTAGAGCCTTGATTCATATGAACTCCTGCGCATGGTGGCTATAGGGGCCAAAATGTGCATCTTTCGCTGAAGAAAAGTTTTAGCATCAGAATATGAGTTCATGAATTCCTATACTGTGTTTGTCTTCTAAAACATTGAAATTCATGATAGTTTGATGCTATATCATAATGTTGATGAGTGACATTCTTAGTTTAACAGAGCATTTCAGGATGAGTTCTTGATTCTCCAACTTAGGTTTTAAATGACGATCTAATTGAAATATCAACTTCTCTGCTTCTTATGAATGCTGTCCCTGAAAAGAGTTTGTGATTATCAACATGATGTTTAACAGTACAATTTGATGATGAAAATTTTGCATGTCTTGAAGTATGTTACCTTGTTGGCAAAATCTAAATGTTTGACTAATTCTGACTGTGTTGGAAAAGCATATACGTCTGGTCTGTTTTGATGTTGATATGCATTGAAGTTATACTGGAGTTCCACATTGCTGAGGTTTCCAGGTTGTTTTATATATATGTGGTTGGCCCCATTCATATTATGATTAGCTATTGGGATGAAATCCTAGTCCATTTAACATGGTTTTTACGTACGACGATGTGAGAATTGGACTTAGAACCCATGTTAGGCATGAGGCTGGGTATTGAAGTTGTATTCGAATTTGACGTTGCTAGTTCCCGGCCTATTGGATTGTACAAATGTGGTTGGACGTTATGTGGCCTCTGAAATTATATATATGTCCTGCATTTCATATTAAATTGTTCTTTCTGCCAGtttatataaatatatgataTCATATATGCTTATTTTCTTGTTTGGCTTGCAGATATGTGTACGTTGAACTTTCGGATATTCGTAAAGATGTCCAATGTCCAATTTGTCTTGGTAAGTTTTTTTCCAAACCTGCATCTTAATTTATACTTGAATCATGATAAACATTTCCTGAATGCCGATTTCTCAAAGACTGACCCGGCAATTTTTGTGTTTGAACAGGTATTATCAAGAAAACAAGAACTGTCATGGAATGCTTGCACCGCTTTTGCAGGGAATGCATTGACAAATCAATGCGACTGGGGTAGGTCACAGGACCATTCCACCTTATTTAAGCTCTTGTTTCTACTGTGCTTGTTAGAAAAAACGATATAATGTCTGTATATATATCATCTCAGAAACAATGAATGTCCTGCTTGCCGCACTCACTGTGCCAGCCGTCGCTCTTTGCGAGATGATCCAAACTATGATGCTCTTATTGCTATGTTATATCCAAATATCGAGAAGTATGAGGAAGAGGTATAACTTTACATGTTCACTACTTTGTACTAATATATAGACGGTACTGTTTGCATGAACCTTTCGTAAAATCTAACTTTGCGATGCCACTCTGGTCCGTTGCAGGAGCTTGAGTTTCGTGAGGAAGAAAAGAACCGAAATAAGCAGGTCAATGTTCATTGAGTAAACATATTTATGCATGCTTTCAGCATAAATTTCGCAGAGTTATTACTCTAATGACATTACATGTTCTTTTGACTATCTAAAATACATGGCTTCTGTAGCATTACCGATTACCGACAAAttacatgttttataaaataaatatttatttaacgcTTGTTCATTATTAAGTCTTGGAAGTTCTAACTTTTTTCCTGACAGATTCAAGCTTCAATAGCAAAAGTATTTCAGCGGCAATCTGAAGCACTAACTAAGAGACGCAAAGATAATACACCAAGTTCATTTGTGACAAGATCGCAGCGAAATCAAAGAAACCTTCAGTCTAGGAGACAAACTCAAGCTGCTGATATTCAAGGATCTGAAGAGAATGAGGAGGAAAATGGCAACAATGAAAAGGACTCATCTTCAGGTGACGAGCGGGGTACAGAACTCCGACAGAGAAAACGAAAGAGATGGACCAGAGTTCGCTCCTCTCAGCCCTCTTCATCAATGGCAAGTCCTGATGGCGGAAGTGTAGAAAGTGATATGGATATAACTAGAGAAAATCGAGGAATTTCAAGACAGGTGTCAAAACCTAGGAAGCTTACTTGGGGAAGAGGTGGTTTTAGAAGTAACACAAGACATGGCAGTGGTGGTGGTAGCAACAGCAAAAACTCTCGCACCGGCCGAATGTCTAGATTGGTTGATTATCTCAAAAGCTTGAATGAAAACACTGATGAGGTATAAGTTATTCTCCTCCGATGAAAAATGCTGTTACTTATTGCTTCATTATTATCAAACTTGTATTCttatttcaattcaatttaacaAATAGACGCGTTATTTTTATTTACAGTTTGAGGTTCATCTCATGTTTGTTTCTCCGGACAAAGAAGCTCCTACACCAAGTTTGGAGCAGCTTCACCTATGCTGTCGACCAACTTTGTCTGTCAAGAACCTTCATGAAGTGAGATCATCTTTTCCTTCAATTGCTTTTTTTCTGGcagtaatagtttttttttacgaGTATAGATAATGCTTTCTTTAGCTCTGCCTATCGGATGAAAATGATTGCATAATATGCTTTGTTAGCGTAGCAATGTCGTTTTCTTATgacaattaacatttttgtattcTCTTCGTAGTATGTTGCTAGTCAGACACCTTTGACAGTTGAGGAAGTTGAGATACTGGCAGTTAAAGGATGCAGCAGTA is part of the Vicia villosa cultivar HV-30 ecotype Madison, WI linkage group LG2, Vvil1.0, whole genome shotgun sequence genome and encodes:
- the LOC131653773 gene encoding putative E3 ubiquitin-protein ligase RING1a, whose amino-acid sequence is MPAQKHALPESMDEEETSQHLHYSRHVKHQPNNRDPNFIDQQHQLEQEEDEEDDDDQQEQDEEEEEQGEEDEDEEEAEEDDEDEDEDEGQHHEDDKEKSQDSDEAPSSDSEEKPPYVYVELSDIRKDVQCPICLGIIKKTRTVMECLHRFCRECIDKSMRLGNNECPACRTHCASRRSLRDDPNYDALIAMLYPNIEKYEEEELEFREEEKNRNKQIQASIAKVFQRQSEALTKRRKDNTPSSFVTRSQRNQRNLQSRRQTQAADIQGSEENEEENGNNEKDSSSGDERGTELRQRKRKRWTRVRSSQPSSSMASPDGGSVESDMDITRENRGISRQVSKPRKLTWGRGGFRSNTRHGSGGGSNSKNSRTGRMSRLVDYLKSLNENTDEFEVHLMFVSPDKEAPTPSLEQLHLCCRPTLSVKNLHEYVASQTPLTVEEVEILAVKGCSSINLDKSADEKSVAECDELTSLVIDPQKDELELLQAHETVAEIRSKSISKRGHLILAYKRKV